The Mercurialis annua linkage group LG8, ddMerAnnu1.2, whole genome shotgun sequence genome window below encodes:
- the LOC126661740 gene encoding uncharacterized protein LOC126661740, producing METDRSWMYRSHTNGLLTTGYKEHVKEFVRFALRHPTCMTGVQIKCPCPKRGCRNTSYRDVDVVEFHLLKNGFVKGYQLPEQDVEFNYENEGPSKFSCAQRMILDAAGPEITFPEDELPNAEAQKFYDMMRAAEEDIWPGNSRHSPFSASAKVMEIKCRHKGLVALVDDVCGLIQELLPEDNKMPTNFAKIKKLVKGLGLPVEVIDCCFYNCMIYLGEDADLTHCKVCNYARWKPMTHGKSTKRKANVPYSKMFYFPITLRLQRLYASKATARHMTWHADHEMDGDKMCHPSDSPAWKRFSELHSEFADEGRNIRLGHNQKLKMSISRPKSSRTKDSIRAPSYIRLRPGSSSGFMDPKGQIIRPELRDVLKYQNHDNLVPKLSGLQGPTELRGPAQEHTLVLIEARIPVSDLSLGAVCGKRVISPVLLLFF from the exons ATGGAGACagaccgcagttggatgtacaGGAGCCACACAAACGGGCTGCTAACCACAGGGTATAAGGAGCATGTGAAGGAGTTTGTCCGGTTTGCATTACGGCATCCGACTTGTATGACTGGAGTACAGATAAAATGCCCCTGCCCTAAGAGAGGTTGTCGAAATACAAGCTATCGGGATGTCGATGTGGTGGAATTCCATCTATTGAAGAATGGGTTCGTGAAAGGTTACCAA TTACCAGAGCAGGATGTTGAGTTCAACTATGAAAATGAGGGGCCAAGTAAGTTCAGTTGCGCTCAAAGAATGATTCTTGATGCGGCCGGTCCAGAAATAACGTTTCCTGAAGATGAGCTCCCGAATGCTGAAGCTCaaaaattttatgatatgatgcgtgcggctgAAGAAGACATATGGCCTGGGAATAGCAGACACTCTCCATTTTCTGCATCTGCTAAAGTGATGGAGATCAAGTGTCGACATAAGGGTTTAGTAGCTTTAGTTGACGACGTATGCGGATTGATACAGGAGCTGCTCCCGgaggacaacaagatgccaacgaattttgctaaaattaagaAGCTGGTTAAAGGTTTGGGGTTGCCAGTTGAGGTTATTGACTGTTGTTTCTATAATTGTATGATTTATTTGGGGGAGGACGCGGATCTAACGCACTGCAAAGTTTGCAATTATGCGCGGTGGAAACCTATGACCCACGGAAAATCCACAAAAAGAAAGGCTAACGTGCCATATAGTAAAATGTTCTATTTTCCAATAACTCTGAGGCtacagaggttgtacgcttcgaAAGCCACTGCTCggcatatgacgtggcacgcagaCCACGAGATGGATGGTGATAAGATGTGCCACCCGTCCGACTCTCCGGCTTGGAAACGTTTTAGTGAACTGCATTCTGAGTTTGCCGATGAAGGGAGAAATATCAGAttaggacataaccagaaactcaaaatgtccatatcgCGTCcaaaaagca GTCGAACCAAGGATTCTATCCGGGCTCCGAGTTATATTCGACTCAGACCCGGGTCGAGCTCCGGGTTCATGGACCCGAAAGGTCAGATCATACGACCCGAGCTTCGAGATGTCCTCAAATACcagaaccatgataacttggtccccaagttatccgggcttcaAGGTCCGACCGAGCTCCGAGGTCCTGCCCAAGAGCACACGCTCGT GCTGATAGAAGCTCGGATCCCAGTTAgtgatttatcacttggcgccgtctgtgggaaacgtGTTATATCCCCTGTTCTGCTCTTGTTCTTTTGA